The window catattagATATGTAAATGAAAGGATTAAAGCTAATAGATAGAAAGctattgtaaaaaaagaaagaacttACAATCGTagttagttctttttatttgttcattttaaatgataatacattggaaaatgaaattaatatcatttttatattaaattattttaacttcttcatataattttattataatttttactttgtttatgataagttataaaatattttaagaattaattatataaagatAAGTGGAGCTATAACAAATTGAGCTATTTTGTAAATTTCTCGAACTTAACtgattaaatatttgattaagattgtttatttagttaaattaataggcacaaacttaaatataaattttattatttaaatgagtgaaattcaaattttataagattaaaactaataatttgCAAATAGATCATATATGTGCTGTGTGACCTagattgttgtaatttttttattatatttacttggaaatataattatttattattatcttatatacatcatttacttattttataggattatttttaaatttttatcataaattcaGTACAATaagtcattatttttttcatgaaagaTTTTTAcctttgattttataatatttatgagtataaaattatgttattattattaactttatAATATGAAggtttatgttaaatttaaaaacatttaaaccaTGAATGAATTAAACGAGTTAGgcttaaatttcttatttttaaacaaatttgaaatttagcatgttatacatatatgtgtgtgggTAAAATTTGACATAAATTATATTCATATGTAGATTAAGACAATGCATGTGATGAATTAGAAgcatcttctcttttcttttatttatttatttattttctgttttctactagtagtttttataatttgttcagCATCATATTTCGATATTCCATTTGAATAAGCTTTTTACTCACTCTACGTACCTAGTAAATAGCTTACCCTACAAAGAACTGAGAGTTGGGACCATTTCGCAGCAATAGAAGTGTGTAACAGCTAAGTCTAGACTCTTGATGAAAAGGATTAGCAATGTGTTtcaactattttatttattttacattttcggtatattattttttttattcaaatgaatttgctctCTACAGAACTATTGCATACCAATCTATAAATTCGTCATTTGAATCTCGCACTTCTATTATATTTTGGaatgcttattttaaaatataaatttacattttagagtaaattttttgaaataccatgataaatgcaaaactcaaataaataattaagaaagtgtAGGATTCAAATGCTTCGAAATCCATGACACGAAAGCCTAACACAATTACGAAACCCAAACCAAAATTGATAAAGCTAGACACGAACAATAAACTGGGTTGTTATTTTTTCACTCCCTTCTTATTCATCATACTTcctgttcttattttttaaaagtatttttttttagtcaaaGATCATAACTCATGAGTGTTATTTAATACATTGGGTCATAGATTAATCTTACTCATTAATCActttgttgttttcttcttttgtttggcATTAGCTAGCTATTTATCCCCACTACTTATACTTTGAAAAGCAACGATTCTAGAGGAGTGACATACTACAGATTCAAGTTGTGGGAGACAAATTTAATTGGATGCTGATTTGAGTAGTTCAACAAGTAGTAGAGTCTACCGAATGCGACGATGAGGACGATATATGTCGGAGGATGGTGATGAAGTTCCAAATGTCACCAAGAGAGATAAGTGCCAACAATTAGAATAGACAAGTATGAGTCTTGCTTAATATTTGAAAACCTTCCCCAAAAGAGACTTAAATCAGGAACAAAGAAATCCtgccagttttttttttagctcACACTCACACTTCCGAGAAGGAGTATTTCAATACGAGTTCTTGCTCAATTAAATACCTCTTAAAATGGAGGCTTAAAttgggaagaaaaaataatttgttcacTCAACACTTTCCCTTCCCAATAGgtaaaactaaatattttttttttaaaaaatcagcacaattttttttatggtattgaaaataaattaaggaaTTCAGCAGTGTTTAcgtaataaaaaagtaattgaagcataaaattaaatatttgatctttttaaatattctaaTTGAATCcttatatgttgattttttgatatttttaaatcgCCAAAAACCTAACTCGAACAACTTAAATTTTAGTTGAAGGATATATATAGATATCAAAGTTTCCCTTGCTGCTGCCATTGGATTCTGGTATACCCAAATCCAAAATTCATTGTTGAGCTTCACAGGTAAACATAGCAGAAGAGATCATATATCCAAGGTGTACCGCACATGTATATTTTGTGAACAAAATGACAACATGGAATTTATGGCCCAGAACAATTATAATTAGTCAACATTTTAATGTTGTAAATGAACAGTAGTGCATTCGAAGGGAGCATATTTTATATGAAGCGTCGGTTATTACTTTTTGCTACTGCATTAACATGGCAAGGCTATAGCTGACAACAATGGATGCAATGCACATTAGTATTTTTCTGCTAGATATTGGCAACCACAATATATTTGGCATTAAAGTTCTTGAGCTGACCTGTTTGTTTACGTTGGTTGTGGTCCATTTAGTATGATATACGCAACTTACACTTTGATTTGAAAAACATGATTACACGCTGGAGGACCACTGTAATATACATCGTGCATCGTCTTATCACTGGTCTTATCATCTGCTATTAAAGTAAACCAAAGGAAAACGAAGAATGCCCAGCTGAAAACTACATCCAGTCTGATATATACTgttaattattacttttaagAATATAATGACACTGTTAATATGATCTGTGAGTcagacatatttaattttttgtgtcaCAAGTCTAGATTGATAATTGTATatacacatttatttatttttagacacTTGTGAGACAAAGTAAATTATTGTTAGACATTTTAATAATTGTGACATCGATATATTTAACCATTAGTAGTGAGGCTTCTCACGAAAGGATGGTGTTTTTTACATCCTTATTGTAATCTTGTTAGACAGATTCATGCTGTGTATGAGGACGGTGGAATTATCTCTTGAAATAACATTTTGCAAATCAAGTGGCAGATGACATGTTTTGCAAATCAAGTGGCAGATATTTCATTCCACGTGTGTTTGATTTTGCTTCGAGTTTTTATCTTGTATGCGTTACAAGCTGATATAACTCAAATTTCTTTCTCGAGagacttttactttttgtttcttgtgtacttcacaaaaaaatttaaccattagtgattattgtatataattacatttattCATTCTTAACTACTTAtgatataaaattcattatatttccatacatgattaattggtgATGGGAATGCTGAGTAGATGCATTTCTAGGATAATGAAGAAATACATTGAGTGGAGTTCacataacaatatttttttccccAAAGAATCAAGGAAaactctaaaaaattatttaccaatTTCATTCCactatcttttatctttatttttaaattaaatatcaataattttattttaaaaacttctcattgattaaaatatacttatatcataatttaatcTATTCATTGTAaatcaaaactataatttaCATACTAAGAGTATATCTacttatgataaattttaattgtataaaaatcagaaaatatacatttatcctttttttgtcatcaaataaatatttatcctatATAGTTATTCGTGTGTAAGTCAAGAGAAATATACGAATTAcataaacaataattaatacaagtgataacagtttatatttttttaatcaaatgattCAGAATTTATGTTGAAAAGATAATACTTACTTTAAGTGTGTGCTTAAAATCTATGACGAAGATTAATCATTCTTTTCCGCATAGGCTACTTCATACTTGAAGTTATTATATCCCATCATTTTCTTTGGTTCTcacggataaaaaaataagttattcatGTGCAAGAAGTCCTAATGTAACCACCCCGTTCATGTGTGGGGGAGCCCAAGATTGAGCCCTCTAATAACGGGcctgcaatttttttaaatcagaaCCCGCCCCCAACCCGATAATAGttgtggagaagaagaagctcggAGTCGAAGAAGACACGTCACAAGAGTGTAAGTAAGCAATAGCATGAATTCGGTGGCGATGACGGTGGCGTCAATGTTGTTCGCCGGCGGCTGTCGTATCCTCGCCGTGCCTGCGGCGGCGCGCGCCATCCGCATCCCGCGAGCAGCTCTCAGCAGTCACCACAACAAGCACGCTCCGAGTTGGGGCTGTCGGAGTTCACACAACAGTAACACTGCACTCGCCGGTGAAGCCGAATTCTCAACAACCGACGCCGGAAACTTAACCGCTACCTCTTCTTCCGACAGGTACCTTCGCGTTGATTCTCGAATAGTTACTTTCTTCCTTTCTACTACCTTCGCATTTTGCTTGATACTGAACTTGCTTCACGTTTAAGTTTCCCGAAGTATGACCGGTTGCTTCCATGTCCATCGCACAAAAATCCACCGAGAATTGAACACTTAGTTATATCAGAAGGAGGACCTGTGTTAGAACTTATTTGCAAGGCCCTGGATCTTCCTCCTTTGTAAGCGTGTTTCTCTATGCCTCTGCGTATcatattattgattaatttcTCGTATTGTCTGCGTTGGATTGAATGTTAGGTTTCATTTTGTGAAGGTACGTTTCAGATTTGATTCAATTTGGAGCTGTATACTACGCTCTTGTTTGTCCGCAGCCTCCTCCGAATGCTACTGAAGAGCAAATTAGGGTATTCAAAGAAGTAACGGAACCTTCGGTGTTGCGCAAAAGAGCTTCCATCAAAGGCAAAACTGTGCGAGAGGCACAGAAAACTTTCCGTGTAACTCACGTGGATCAATTTGTTGAGCCAGGGACTTATTTGCGAGTACATGTGCACCCCAAACGCTTTCCTAGGTACAATCAGAAtgtttgtttgaatttgaattaacTTTTAGATTATGGAGGGAAGATATTGTTTGACATTTTAAAGCCTTTTTTAGGAGCTATGAGATTGATTGGAGATCAAGGATCATAGCTGTGGCGGAGTCCTATGTAGTTTTGGATAAACCTGCTGGTACATCAGTATGTAATCAATCCCATACTACGaactaaaaaatttactaaTGCTCGTATCAGTATATGTGCACAGTAGAAttgtttctataattttttatgctaGATAGTGCAGAGTGCTGTAAATTTTATTGGCAATGGCCATGTGTTCTACATCTAGCGAATGAAAATTGTCACTTAGATGTGGCTAATTGGTTATTGTTATGTATTCACTATTCAGGGGCTTCTTTAGGGTGGGGTATGTTTACTTTAGTTAGGTTCTATGCTGGCCTTGAATGGGTTATACCTTACATTACTAATATAGAGATTCAATTCAATAACTCAAGTTTCTTTTTGACGTGTCTTTAAATTTGTTGATATCTTTACACAATTAAATAATTGCTTAGGTTTTctctgcaattttttttttttaatcttggtTAGGTAGGTGGCACTACTGACAACATTGAAGAAAGTTGTGCAACCTTTGCTACTCGTGCCTTGGGAATGACAACCCCTTTGATGACTACCCATC of the Glycine max cultivar Williams 82 chromosome 13, Glycine_max_v4.0, whole genome shotgun sequence genome contains:
- the LOC100804907 gene encoding RNA pseudouridine synthase 6, chloroplastic — its product is MNSVAMTVASMLFAGGCRILAVPAAARAIRIPRAALSSHHNKHAPSWGCRSSHNSNTALAGEAEFSTTDAGNLTATSSSDSFPKYDRLLPCPSHKNPPRIEHLVISEGGPVLELICKALDLPPLYVSDLIQFGAVYYALVCPQPPPNATEEQIRVFKEVTEPSVLRKRASIKGKTVREAQKTFRVTHVDQFVEPGTYLRVHVHPKRFPRSYEIDWRSRIIAVAESYVVLDKPAGTSVGGTTDNIEESCATFATRALGMTTPLMTTHQIDNCTEGCVVLARTKDYCSIFHGKIREKKVKKLYLALAASPLPTGIITHYMRPINMAPRLISEDFIKGWHLCQLEVLECRKIPWPTTAIQDKYCVEDCGWPSQDYAYECKINLLTGKTHQIRAQFAAYKAPLIGDSMYMPAAIADVSNPGLNPFGKYKKDFSSESEKETAVVNWMAQHGKEPSVAIGLQACQISWDDDEHFYEAGLPWWRC